From a single Triplophysa rosa linkage group LG1, Trosa_1v2, whole genome shotgun sequence genomic region:
- the bcl6b gene encoding B-cell CLL/lymphoma 6 member B protein isoform X1, giving the protein MQMEEEHQKLSGHAADTHVMKMEGYIKEFTRHSNDVLLNLNELRHRDILTDATLLVGTTKLRAHCAVLIACSGFFYTIFSRRVNGACGERGLSLTLLEGLDAGSVSLLLDFMYTSRLPLTPGTVSGVLAAATYLQMEHVADTCRTFIQHSLRVSVSPSLMEPTSRAPFGGRSPPAHPTIFSSPSRPTADAEDPIPDRARVPEERTSLDSGTLGPMYQTLKSEELESSPSTPPNLFPDSPSPSTGHPNSPAESSSCNLSPQLKKRTDSKSTPDPKACNWKKYKYIVLNPLCATPIKEEGPEQDHQGQSQSSFGGDKMKISSKTANDVWTGEEPGLNNRKCPSYPYTASQPKVSFTPHYAVEGNFQPLTLSVTEDKGLCSPFICTPVLEIANHGINQSHLLDQHPIKFENFSTPLSYSGNQGSTKQSCKADKPYCCNVCGAQFNRPANLKTHSRIHSGEKPYRCDTCGARFVQVAHLRAHVLIHTGEKPYPCNTCGTRFRHLQTLKSHQRIHTGEKPYSCEKCLLYFRHKSQLRLHLRQKHGAITNTKVRYKVLADPYQHGSTLLQSC; this is encoded by the exons atgcaGATGGAGGAAGAACATCAAAAGCTCTCAGGGCATGCTGCAGACACCCATGTGATGAAGATGGAGGGCTATATTAAAGAGTTCACACGCCACTCCAATGATGTATTGTTGAACTTAAATGAACTGCGACATCGGGATATTCTGACAGATGCCACACTGTTAGTGGGCACCACCAAACTGCGCGCCCACTGCGCCGTGCTCATCGCATGCAG TGGATTCTTCTACACAATCTTCTCTCGTCGAGTAAATGGTGCTTGTGGTGAGCGTGGTCTCTCTCTTACCCTTCTGGAGGGGCTGGACGCGGGCAGCGTGTCCCTGCTGCTGGACTTCATGTACACCTCCCGCCTCCCTCTCACACCTGGTACTGTCTCTGGAGTGCTCGCCGCTGCCACCTACCTGCAGATGGAGCATGTTGCAGACACCTGTCGAACATTTATTCAGCACAG tcTGAGAGTTTCTGTGAGTCCCTCTTTAATGGAACCAACCTCTAGAGCGCCCTTCGGTGGCAGGTCACCACCTGCTCATCCCACCATCTTCTCCTCCCCCTCCAGGCCTACAGCAGACGCAGAAGATCCCATACCAGACCGAGCCAG GGTGCCCGAAGAAAGAACCTCATTGGATTCAGGAACTTTGGGCCCCATGTATCAGACTCTGAAATCAGAGGAACTTGAGTCTTCACCTTCAACTCCCCCCAACCTGTTCCCAGACAGTCCATCTCCTTCCACTGGTCATCCCAACTCACCGGCTGAATCCAGCAGCTGCAATCTGTCTCCCCAACTTAAG AAGCGAACTGATTCTAAGTCCACTCCTGATCCAAAAGCCTGTAACTGGAAGAAGTATAAGTATATTGTCCTCAACCCTCTGTGTGCCACACCTATAAAGGAGGAAGGGCCTGAACAGGATCATCAAGGACAAAGCCAATCATCTTTTGGGGGTGATAAGATGAAAATCTCATCTAAGACGGCCAATGATGTGTGGACAGGGGAGGAACCTGGGCTGAAtaatag gAAATGCCCATCTTATCCATATACCGCATCACAGCCAAAAGTATCTTTTACTCCCCATTATGCTGTTGAAGGCAATTTTCAACCCCTGACTCTTTCAGTCACGGAGGACAAAG gTCTCTGTAGTCCTTTTATCTGCACCCCAGTATTGGAAATAGCCAATCATGGTATCAATCAAAGTCATTTGTTGGAccaacatccaatcaaattcGAGAACTTTTCTACACCGCTCTCTTACTCTGGAAATCAAGGCAGCACAAAACAGTCATGTAAAG CAGACAAGCCGTACTGCTGTAATGTGTGTGGGGCACAATTTAACCGGCCGGCTAATCTAAAGACTCACTCCCGCATCCACTCTGGCGAGAAGCCATACCGTTGTGACACATGTGGAGCCAGATTTGTCCAG GTTGCTCACCTGCGTGCCCACGTCCTGATCCATACTGGGGAAAAGCCATATCCATGTAACACCTGTGGAACACGTTTCCGCCACCTTCAGACGCTGAAGAGCCACCAGCgtattcacactggagagaaaccttacagC TGTGAGAAATGTCTCCTGTACTTCCGTCATAAGAGCCAGTTGAGGCTTCACCTGAGACAGAAACATGGCGCGATTACCAACACCAAGGTCCGTTACAAGGTTCTGGCCGACCCATACCAACATGGATCCACCTTACTACAATCATGCTAA
- the bcl6b gene encoding B-cell CLL/lymphoma 6 member B protein isoform X2, with the protein MQMEEEHQKLSGHAADTHVMKMEGYIKEFTRHSNDVLLNLNELRHRDILTDATLLVGTTKLRAHCAVLIACSGFFYTIFSRRVNGACGERGLSLTLLEGLDAGSVSLLLDFMYTSRLPLTPGTVSGVLAAATYLQMEHVADTCRTFIQHSLRVSVSPSLMEPTSRAPFGGRSPPAHPTIFSSPSRPTADAEDPIPDRARVPEERTSLDSGTLGPMYQTLKSEELESSPSTPPNLFPDSPSPSTGHPNSPAESSSCNLSPQLKKRTDSKSTPDPKACNWKKYKYIVLNPLCATPIKEEGPEQDHQGQSQSSFGGDKMKISSKTANDVWTGEEPGLNNRKCPSYPYTASQPKVSFTPHYAVEGNFQPLTLSVTEDKGLCSPFICTPVLEIANHGINQSHLLDQHPIKFENFSTPLSYSGNQGSTKQSCKDKPYCCNVCGAQFNRPANLKTHSRIHSGEKPYRCDTCGARFVQVAHLRAHVLIHTGEKPYPCNTCGTRFRHLQTLKSHQRIHTGEKPYSCEKCLLYFRHKSQLRLHLRQKHGAITNTKVRYKVLADPYQHGSTLLQSC; encoded by the exons atgcaGATGGAGGAAGAACATCAAAAGCTCTCAGGGCATGCTGCAGACACCCATGTGATGAAGATGGAGGGCTATATTAAAGAGTTCACACGCCACTCCAATGATGTATTGTTGAACTTAAATGAACTGCGACATCGGGATATTCTGACAGATGCCACACTGTTAGTGGGCACCACCAAACTGCGCGCCCACTGCGCCGTGCTCATCGCATGCAG TGGATTCTTCTACACAATCTTCTCTCGTCGAGTAAATGGTGCTTGTGGTGAGCGTGGTCTCTCTCTTACCCTTCTGGAGGGGCTGGACGCGGGCAGCGTGTCCCTGCTGCTGGACTTCATGTACACCTCCCGCCTCCCTCTCACACCTGGTACTGTCTCTGGAGTGCTCGCCGCTGCCACCTACCTGCAGATGGAGCATGTTGCAGACACCTGTCGAACATTTATTCAGCACAG tcTGAGAGTTTCTGTGAGTCCCTCTTTAATGGAACCAACCTCTAGAGCGCCCTTCGGTGGCAGGTCACCACCTGCTCATCCCACCATCTTCTCCTCCCCCTCCAGGCCTACAGCAGACGCAGAAGATCCCATACCAGACCGAGCCAG GGTGCCCGAAGAAAGAACCTCATTGGATTCAGGAACTTTGGGCCCCATGTATCAGACTCTGAAATCAGAGGAACTTGAGTCTTCACCTTCAACTCCCCCCAACCTGTTCCCAGACAGTCCATCTCCTTCCACTGGTCATCCCAACTCACCGGCTGAATCCAGCAGCTGCAATCTGTCTCCCCAACTTAAG AAGCGAACTGATTCTAAGTCCACTCCTGATCCAAAAGCCTGTAACTGGAAGAAGTATAAGTATATTGTCCTCAACCCTCTGTGTGCCACACCTATAAAGGAGGAAGGGCCTGAACAGGATCATCAAGGACAAAGCCAATCATCTTTTGGGGGTGATAAGATGAAAATCTCATCTAAGACGGCCAATGATGTGTGGACAGGGGAGGAACCTGGGCTGAAtaatag gAAATGCCCATCTTATCCATATACCGCATCACAGCCAAAAGTATCTTTTACTCCCCATTATGCTGTTGAAGGCAATTTTCAACCCCTGACTCTTTCAGTCACGGAGGACAAAG gTCTCTGTAGTCCTTTTATCTGCACCCCAGTATTGGAAATAGCCAATCATGGTATCAATCAAAGTCATTTGTTGGAccaacatccaatcaaattcGAGAACTTTTCTACACCGCTCTCTTACTCTGGAAATCAAGGCAGCACAAAACAGTCATGTAAAG ACAAGCCGTACTGCTGTAATGTGTGTGGGGCACAATTTAACCGGCCGGCTAATCTAAAGACTCACTCCCGCATCCACTCTGGCGAGAAGCCATACCGTTGTGACACATGTGGAGCCAGATTTGTCCAG GTTGCTCACCTGCGTGCCCACGTCCTGATCCATACTGGGGAAAAGCCATATCCATGTAACACCTGTGGAACACGTTTCCGCCACCTTCAGACGCTGAAGAGCCACCAGCgtattcacactggagagaaaccttacagC TGTGAGAAATGTCTCCTGTACTTCCGTCATAAGAGCCAGTTGAGGCTTCACCTGAGACAGAAACATGGCGCGATTACCAACACCAAGGTCCGTTACAAGGTTCTGGCCGACCCATACCAACATGGATCCACCTTACTACAATCATGCTAA
- the trip6 gene encoding thyroid receptor-interacting protein 6, translating to MSGPSWLPPRTLCSSERAIAPMSHTGPAIYRPPKKGDQRPKYSMYDQNGGSGGNSMPVRYMAAGPSGNIQHQHQDDRSGSAVYHPGDRYYSPGQGPKEDHHTWSPHLANQELHNRGSERHISAIDAEIDSLTCMLADLDSNPHSSTQLYDNVPYSKHLPVDRYNPPSQTAAPPPSRPSMGYPPQLQSQYHPSPPYTSAPQPDYAFPPPSSAINKPYPQPVPASYTTASTPTGPRFTVQVKTAQPVTYSQSGRQAEQAYTPPPPRQHVSGPVQQDHPHYPDSQGQGWYPPPPPPAQEPHGDPSLYKGGSGNILGGRAGQGPPIKMGQDEVAYQPNKGSAPQPEEELDRLTKKLVYDMNHPPTEEYFGRCARCGDNVLGDGSGCIAMEQVFHVECFTCITCHARLRGQPFYALDKKSYCESCYISTLERCSKCSEPILDRILRAMGKAYHPRCFTCVVCGCCLDGVPFTVDATSQIHCIDDFHRKFAPRCSVCSQPIMPEPGQEETVRIVALDRSFHVNCYVCEECGLLLSSEGEGRGCYPLDGHILCKSCSARRIQDLSAKISTDC from the exons ATGTCTGGACCCAGCTGGCTGCCTCCACGAACTCTGTGTAGCTCAGAAAGAGCCATAGCACCAATGTCACACACTGGCCCTGCCATCTACAGACCACCCAAAAAAGGTGACCAGAGGCCCAAATATAGCATGTATGACCAAAATGGAGGATCAGGAGGAAACAGTATGCCTGTAAGGTATATGGCTGCTGGACCCTCAG GAAATATACAGCACCAGCATCAAGATGATCGCTCAGGGTCTGCTGTCTATCACCCAGGCGACCGATACTACAGTCCAGGCCAGGGGCCCAAAGAGGACCACCACACGTGGAGCCCCCACCTGGCCAACCAGGAGCTTCAT AATCGGGGATCAGAGAGACACATCTCTGCTATTGATGCGGAAATTGACTCTCTTACTTGCATGTTGGCCGACCTTGATAGTAACCCTCATTCAAGCACACAG TTGTATGACAATGTGCCTTATAGCAAGCACCTCCCTGTTGACCGCTATAACCCGCCCAGCCAGACTGCGGCGCCACCACCAAGCAGGCCATCTATGGGCTACCCGCCTCAACTTCAGAGCCAGTACCACCCCTCCCCACCTTACACCTCTGCCCCTCAGCCAGATTATGCTTTCCCCCCTCCTTCCTCCGCTATTAACAAGCCATATCCACAACCAGTGCCTGCCTCTTACACTACCGCATCCACCCCGACTGGTCCACGCTTTACTGTTCAGGTTAAAACTGCCCAGCCAGTGACTTATTCTCAGAGCGGGCGACAGGCAGAGCAAGCCTACACCCCACCGCCGCCCCGTCAGCATGTCTCTGGTCCCGTTCAGCAAGATCACCCGCATTATCCTGATTCACAGGGGCAGGGTTGGTACCCACCTCCACCACCTCCTGCCCAAGAACCTCATGGAGATCCATCTCTCTATAAAGGGGGATCGGGAAATATTCTAGGTGGGAGAGCTGGCCAGGGACCACCTATAAAGATGGGCCAAGATGAAGTGGCATATCAGCCTAACAAG GGGTCAGCACCCCAGCCTGAGGAAGAGTTGGATCGACTCACTAAGAAGTTGGTGTATGACATGAATCATCCCCCTACCGAAGAATATTTTG GCAGGTGTGCTAGATGTGGAGATAATGTTCTGGGAGACGGCAGCGGATGTATTGCGATGGAGCAGGTGTTTCACGTCGAGTGTTTCACCTGTATCACCTGTCATGCCCGTTTGAGAGGCCAGCCCTTCTATGCATTAGACAAGAAGAGCTACTGCGAGAGCTGCTATATA AGCACACTTGAGCGCTGTTCGAAATGTTCTGAGCCCATCCTAGACCGGATCCTGAGGGCGATGGGAAAGGCTTACCACCCTCGCTGCTTCACATGTGTGGTTTGCGGCTGTTGCCTGGATGGAGTGCCTTTTACTGTGGATGCCACCTCCCAAATCCACTGTATTGATGACTTCCACAG GAAGTTTGCCCCACGCTGCTCAGTATGTAGCCAGCCCATAATGCCAGAGCCGGGGCAGGAGGAAACTGTGCGAATCGTCGCACTTGATCGCAGTTTTCATGTTAACTGCTATGTGTGTGAG GAGTGTGGCCTTCTCCTTTCCTCAGAAGGTGAGGGAAGAGGCTGCTATCCACTGGACGGCCACATTTTGTGCAAGAGCTGCAGTGCTCGTCGCATCCAAGACCTCTCTGCTAAAATCTCCACTGACTGCTAA